TTTACATAAATGGCTATAAGTTTCTCTTACTCGTAATAACTATTTTAGgagaaacattgttttttatgtggTGCTAAtgatttaataactatttttatagttctaaaatgttttaaatgttttagttTATACATATATCTATTATATggatatatcaaaaaaaatatacgaaCTAATGAGActactataaaatatttactcATAGGTGAGCAAACTCTTCTATTTTGATTGATCCATGGTTTATCTTGACTATATGGTTAGTCCACATAGAGATTAAACTTCAAGAAAGAGTTAATGGTATTATCAATATATCTATGAATAAATATACCCTCGAGCATTTCAATTGCACTTATATTCCTTACCCTTACCGTAGAAATTGAGTTTAAGCTTTCCCCAACCCCTTCTGATCAATGAACTCCTAACATATTCGAAGAACAACAAACCTCTTTATGATAAAGAAGTTCATTTTGCAAGTTCGTTAGTATAAAATACTTAATTCTCCTTGTAGACACtgctctcatccttcaaaaaCTACAAGTGTCACAGTAGCAGAACAGGAAAAATTCTAACCAAGAATATGGTAAgctgttgtaaaaaaaaaatagcaataattttAAACTGAATTATTAATAGTTTCTTAAATTAAGGCCGGCCTAATCCGGGGCCTTTTCAGTGCCAGACTGTACGTCCGAGCCAGATTCAGACCACGCTTTGCCATGTAATAGGCCAAACCATAAAACGACCTGATGAAATTTTTGGGTTTAAAAAGGAACCATGGAAAAGGTGAAggaaaatgaaacaaatgtTGTCATCTTCATCACGTCATCATGATACATAGACAAAGTGCATCATCCAATCACCACAAATATAATGAACTCTAGTACCATCTTCAAAATATAGGAGTTAAACATAAAGATCTATCGTCATTATATCTCCTCTTCAAGCATAGTCCCCTCGTGATCCATGAGAACTCCACTGGAGTTCGCAAGCTCGGATTATAAATAAACCAAAGAATTGAGATATCAATGCTAATATACAGTCATCATTCCCGTCCGTTTATTGATATCAAAAGAGTCCTCGGACTTGGAATTTGCCACCAGCAAGAAATTGGAACCCGCGTGGTTCAGACAAGATTGATTGTGAAGGACACATAAGGATGAGTGTCAGCATCGCCTCCCAAACCCATCATCCCTCCTACCACTTCATCTTCAGATTTCCAGTATGTGCTGCATTAAAACAATTACAGTACATGCCAGGAAAGATTTTTAGAAGACAACAATATAACGTGAGGAAAATTCCATGACACAAGAAATAAAGTTGTtgaagaaaacataatttaaaagttGTGTTTCACATGATTCTCCGCATTTTTTTCTGAAGAATTATGGAGGGGCTTAAAATCTGCTAATCAAGACTGCTACAGTATTGGAAAATTTCTTACTTCTCGAAAATACAGCACAGGCAATTTTTCAACTATTTCTTTCTACTTCTCAAAATATTATACAAGGTAAATAGGCCCTCCAAATGTTTCCCTACCATCCAGAGATATATGATTTATTCCCAAATCCTATtggaaaaagggaaaaaaatgggGTGGGGTGAGAAATGGGAAATGATTTGTGGCACAAATATTACGTGAAATTCACACCAACCATTAATCAAGTAGTCAGGCAGACTGCACTTGATCAGTGGCTGGCGTGGACCTGTGCCATCTTCACAAAAATTCATGCCATGTGGCAGTTCTCGAGGGAAATAGCCTTGATTTCTTTTGTTCAAACGAGGTGAATGCTGTCCAAGCTTGAAATCTATCGAAACATCAAACAATAGGTTTTGGCATTCTTCAAAGTGACTCACCAAATGCATGTAATAAAATATCTTAAGAGTATAAACTTGCCTGTTGGAACTGTCACCCAATCCATCAAGAATTGAACGCACTTTCTTCTCGCCTTTCAAGGAGGGAGATAAAACACAAGCCTGAAATAGTCCCGGAAGCCAATGcttaaggaaaaacaaatgcTTCATAGGAAAttcattgaaaacaaaagatgAATATTCACCAAGAATGATGGTGGCAATCCATATCTTAGAATGCTCTCTGCAAAGACACGAACAGCACAAAAATGCATCCAAGAGCTGAAAACCTGCAGGTCATGAACTTGTTTAGTTAACAAGATGAACTCAAccaaagacaagaaaaaagaggggggggggcagttcaaaagaaaattattataagaaaCAGTACTCAACATagatacaaaaaacaaaatatacaaCAGTATAAAGAAAGTATATGTAAGAAAAGTATCAACAAAGACTACAGCAATTCTGAGAATCATTTTACACCCGCTGGCACATAGGCTAGTTTAGTGGAAGAGAACAAGGGTTTTAGAGCCAGTAGACTccaaacatgttaaaataaaagaaattgttctGCACAGGGAAAACAATTCATGGAATTGAATTCCAAAGTGATCAAGACATGAATATGTCTGTCAATCAGCAAGAAATCAACTGACCAGCAGATACACATGTCGTGATTAGTTGAAGGTTAGCATATGACAATCTACTTCCAACAAAGAAGCCTGACACAAGCTTTAGAGACAGAGCCAATATTATTAACAGGGTGATTCTTCACCATGGAATTTAATTCTACAGTGAATGAGTATCATAGATCTGACAGGAAGTAGATGAGTATTTTGTTCCagtttgaaataaaagaatggCTAAGCTGACTACTCTGTTCTCTCATTCTATAAGCCCTCTTATTCTTTCCGCTGTCCTCCTTCCTCTTTTCCTCATTAAATTCCACAGGACAGTATCATGTACAGTAATGGACAGCCACTGGAATTCTCAACGTTGTGCTTTATTCCCAACATCAGACTCGTTGATCCCTCTAACTTgaaaaacctaattaattccTCACCAATTGATTCTACAAAGTCATAATTCCAAACTATAGTGCTCAAGTTGCATGTCAAGGTTTTCCAACAATTCAACATGTAATTCCAGCTATCGAGTAGCCATCCTATCTCTCAATCAtcaacaaaacacaaacaacaTTAATGTAAAACACCAAATCCAAAAACTTTAAGTTCTAGTTATCTAATCCTAGAAATAGAAATTTTGTCGAACCACACTCAATGTCAAACACAAGGGCTGATCAATCCAAATCACAAAAGCATTACATTGCCCTGAAGgtaggaaaaaggaaaggaaggaaaCAAATCACCTCCCCATAACTAGTATAGCACCACTGCAAAAGAGAACTTCTCAAACTTTCTTGATCTTGCACTATTCTCTCTAACTCTTGCTTCCGATTCTCTTGTGCTTCTGAACTATGTTCAATATCGCGAATCTAATTAACATGAGAAACAGAAACATAAACACACATTAGAGATTCTAGAACaagtcaaatattaaaaaatcaatgactatttttaatacatattatgcaaaaaaaaaaaaaaattgttactcTTAGGATAATTTGAGTAAAGCTAGAACGAGTCAAATAGAGAATTACTCACTTGGAAACCTTTGTCACGTGAACTTGTTCTAAAATTGTCTGCCACACGATGAAATAGTGTTACTGTGTAAAGAGCATATTCATTATCTTCATATAACTTTTTTGAGGACCTGGGAACCTGAAAGACACTAGCTAGATGATTCAAGCTGGAGTAGAGAAgtgataacaaataaataagcaTGGCATGCTAAAATTCATCAGTTCACATGAATCTAAGCGAACAAGTCTTCCAGGTAACAATACATATTACTTTCTTAGATACAACAAACCTCAGAGATGGAACCACTGATTAAAGCATTAATATATACtgaaagaaacaaatcttaccaCATAGCTAGTCAACGTTTCATAGCTTGCCAACCAGTCCTTTTGTGAATACTTGGGAACAATTACAAGGAGGGTTACGAGGTTTTCAGAGATAATAATGTCCTCTGGTTTCACCAAATTGGAAAGATCACGAACAGCTAAGCTGAATAGACAAAACTCAGGTCATGCCAGAAATAAGAGTTTTATATGCCAGATCAAAACTCACAGGAAATCAATACCTTCCACTCTGCTTACGATTGATAGCATTGAGCTGACTGCGTACATTATTATACTCAGCAACACGAACCTAAAACAAAGGACAAGGCTTAAATGTTCAAATTTGCAACTGGATGCACAAGCCATTCACTATTAGAGCTATCATcaggttttaaaaatttaagcaaGAGTCATGAAGTACctaatttttcatcaattaatattaaGGCACTGGTGAAACcccaatatttatatttaaaggtTGGTTTTGTTAGAAGACAACAGTCAGTATCTGATGGTAAGATACAAAAAATGATTCATACTCTAGTACAAGTCCATACATGCATCAAACAGTCACATATAATGGAAACAACAAAAATGCCAGAGaataaaatacatgaataaacaAGCTTAAAAGCCTATAAGGTCTTCTCAACTAGGTTGGATAGTGATATTCAACTCAAGAAGCAGTGACTGATaaatgaagattaaaaaaataaaataagcaaaaacaTATTGTAACATGTGTCTGTACACAAAACACAAGGTATCTACTTTATGACAAATGGTGCATCACTCCCTAGTATTTCACCTCTACCTACATAGAAAACGAACCAATTGTTCCATCATCCAGAAAACAATAATCACCTTGAGGTCATCTTCAATCTTTGCCACTTGAGTATGGATACTATCCACAATCTCCTTGAGAGGTGACATTGTTGGATATTTAGCTTCATCCCACACAAACCTAAAATCACAAGGCCAAAATGCAGCCTGAGAAAATCACCAATACCACCAAACCCGAAATCCCAAAATTCACACCAAGATTTTACTGAACTAGTAAACTGACCTGGTTAAATATGAGTCAACTGGCACACCATCAACTGTCAAAGCATTGCTCTCCACACCCGATACCCTCTGCAATTCCTCGATCTGTCTTCTGATCTTCTGTGCCACTCCTTCTATAAAGCTATTTGACTGCACATTCAATCCAAtcaaccaaaatatatatatatatatatatatatatatatatatattcaggagtaaaaaaaacgaaaaattaAATCACTTACCACCACCccacaatccaaaaaaaaaataatttaaaaatcaggcatttaaaatatgaattagTGTAAAAAACCGATTTTAATGTCTGAGCTTGATCAAAGTGCTAAATCTTGATTTCACATTACCATGTATAtaaaaatgcaaataagaactgaaaaattaagcaaacacaattcaaaatgaaacaaattgtTAAATCTCGATTCGTTaacatttcaataataaatagtAGTAAATTGCAGAATtcagattaaaatgaaaaaaaaaaaatcaataagtaaaaaagaagaattgaTTTCATAAATCAGGATCACTGAtggtataaaaaagaaacaaaattaccCTGACAAGATCATCGCTAAGGGAGAGGAGTGAATCGAGGGTCCCAACACGAAGATTAGGGATATTAAACTGCGGAATGACAAAGAAGTAAATCACcaaaatgaattgaaataaatcagatcagaggaaaagaaagagaaaataaactaaataccCTGTAGAGAGGTGTATCAAAGGAGTGCTTGGAGATTTGTTCTTGCAAATTGTTCCATACGGAAGAAGCTGAGTTTTGAACAGGAAGAGAAACCGCCCAGTATCGACTcgccatttctttcttcttcttcttcttcttcaattttgatTACGGAGAGCGAGATGTTTTGTTTGTAGCTATAGATAGAGGGGGAGAGGATGGGATCAGAgttgcattgatttttttttttttttaatttaatttatgtttttatgtgtgtgttttgGTTGGTGGTCTCAGATGAAAGGGGTCCTTTCTGGCACTGTAAAGGTGACTGTTCGGCAGTAAAATTAGGCCATCTCTTAACATTTTTATACAGATTActtaattaatacattaaaaaaataagaaagagttttttttttttaattaacgtgtCTAGACCAGCTTACGGacattttaactaattttacggGTTTTGAAGTTATCGACCATGTAGGCCTGCAGTAGTTCTAAGatttataatattcaaattgatgatttttttagagcAAATTTAGAATCTGACCTATTGAGTTTATTTGTATTTGAGTTAGTTTGAGAATGAGTTTGTAAttgtaagttttaaaaaattaatttattttattttttaattgatttgatatgctgattgtaaaaataattttttaaaatttataagatttaaattgataattttttaagagtaaAGTTAAAATTTGACTGGTTGAGTTTGTTTGTATTTGAGTTAGTTTGagaatcagtttgaaattgtaattttttaaattttaaatttattttattattttaattgatttaatgtggtgattgtaaaaataatttttttaaaataaaaaatattttaatatatttataaattaaaaaaatattaaaaaaaactattattatatttctaaacaagaTAATAACCTCGAATGTGAttctttatattattgttagctataatctaaaataaaatgagatttgAAGCTTAAACTTGTTTAGCAGGGATACTGTTGTCCACGTGTTTAATAAAATCTGATCTTCTTGCTGTAaataatggaatttttttttctcaagagagagagagagagagagattaggttgtatacatatataatcatgaaaagaaattgcagttctatgaataaaataaaatagtatttttttttaattatagatatttaaattaatttacacatattttaactatatctctcaataccataaaattaatgattaaataaatttctaataatcttaaaatttataaaatttaaattaataatttttaattaaattagaatctaattaattgagttatatccttataacattataattatgttttgggAACATGAAAAGAGCAATAAAGGAGATAATATTGgtgctctttttatttttattttttttcccctctcaaTAAATACACCTTTTGAAAATGGAACTGCTCCTCCTATTTGACTACAGTATACCATTAgtgagaggagaggagagaactttggaggaagaagaagacaaagcCAAGGAACGTCACATTACGTTAAAGATGGGGACGAAACATACACGAAGCTTCTATCTATTAATTGCCCATCGCGTACATATTGTCTTGCCCTCGATCCACCCAGCCGTCGCCCCTGGAGAGTTTCATCGATGGCTTGGATCTTCTGGCTTTTATACAGaaaagtcaaaaaataatttttgttttttttactgatttccacacgtaattattttaaaaattttgattaaaatcatTGTTTCTTGATTAAGTTTTAAAGAAACGtgtcttttttatttccaataAAAAGTTAAGGTACTTGATGAGTTCATGAGaagaaaaatgctttttttttttaagttaaaatcccctcttttttattattattttgatgaaacatgtcttttattttattagtagcatgtttttttgaaataaaaatttatcatgatttgaaaagcaattttcAATGAAGCATAAAAAATCAtgtcttgataatatttatatgaatatatatatatataaataattaatttaagaaaacaatataagaatttcaaaataacaaaatatattttttattctcattgaGTATTCAtgtacaaaatttaaaaaaaaattacatagttATATCAATTTTTCACTTACCTTTAattctttgaaaaattacattttaatttgacaaaaataaccaaattactattatgaatattaaataaaaaaaataaatcaaataaaaaatatatcttctcTCTCTTCAAGTGGCAATTCTCTCTCTAATTCAAAaaccattttctctctcttttagcTAATCAAAAGGAAACACGGAAATGTGTTCTCTCacgattgtttttgtttatggtGGTGTTTGAtaacgtggctgcgggtgaggcTCACCCGCAACCACGTTAATTAATGTTTGGTAAGCAGAATGAAACTGCTTTTAGTGGGTAGGACCCACATGAAACCTGCGGTTTctgagaagcagcaaaatccTGCTTCTTGTGAAAATTAAACTCaatagtggagcatggctccactgtagcagtttctttttttctttttttttttaaaaaaaatttagaaaaccagtgcgagtgaattaattcactcacaCTGTTCACCTGAGaagtgtagtttttttttttttttttgaaaaaccaacacaattaattgatttcactcgtgaacgtgaataatattttttttatttgttaaaaaaaatagtttgaggtgaattaaatttactcgtattgtaatctcaattttattcctgataatattttatttaattttattatacgctcaaaaaattatgaaaactatagtccttatcgaatgaattttgtacgtaatgaaattataaaatttttttaaaaaattgagttttactcgaaaaactagtatataatattatttaataacactacataaattagaaggatatcgcatgatgacgtagcatttgtgaaatttgatcgcaattccaattatgttcttgccgggTCTGACccagctaaaaaaaattcagtttttatttttattttaattgtgttttattcaaaaaattagaaggatatcgcttgatgacgtaacaaaaaattcagtttttgttgttgcatgcttaagaaaccaagaaaaatatagtcattgttggatagattttgtatgtgatgacattacaaataatttaattgaataataaaaaaatatttgatatcaatattatttatttcataatgtaataatagtagttaaatttataatatttaaattaagaatatttttaaattgttttataacctcaatttgaaaagcatttttttaaccaaacacattaaactactttttgttcaacctcaatttcaaccacagttttaaccaaacatatatttttttgaaccaacctcaactaaaagtactttttataaaataatttttttaaaaccacaaccacaacaacaaccgcaataccaaacagaccCTAAAGTTAATGTCTCTTCTTGCACAGTGTTTCTGGAATCTCGAATGGTTTCATCTGAAACTCATCACAAAAGTTTGAATTGatggttgttttattttaaattaatattaatttagtttttttagattattttgatacgctgatataaaaaaaattaaaataaaaaaatatattattttgatatatttctgaatgaaaatcatttaaaaaacaaccgcaattaCACTCATAAATAAGCTCTTTAAATCATTGCTAGTACatcttgtttttgttaaacattgttaattcatttgtttatatattttcttgatgtaataaaaaaaaaccataaattttgttcctgattatattttatctgATGTTATTGGGTGCTTAAAAAGCCAAGGAAACTATAGTCATTGGTGAATGTATTTCATAagtaatggaattgtagatagtttaatggaacaataaaaattattttatataaaatattatttatttcatgatgtaataacattAGTTacatctacaatatttaaattaaaaaccatcaatattaatatgtattttttaaaattattttataatctcaatttaaaaagcatttttaaccaaacacattaaattactttttgtttaaccttaatttcaactacagttttaaccaaacatatataaataccaaatcaGCTTcaattcaaaagtattttttataaaacaaatttttccAATTTACAACTATAAAagctatcataatatcaaatacactcgttaatataaaattttaaatttaattaaaataactaaattacctTCATATATACTAAATGAAAAATctatattctctctctctcttcaagtgGCAATTCTCTCTctaattcaaaaatcattttctctttctctcgtAATCAAAAGCAAACacgctggcccggacacccatataaataaaaaaaaaaaagaagcaaacacGGAAATGTGTTGTTGCTAGTCGACTTCTCtcacaattgtttttgtttataaagtTAATGTTTTTCCTTGCACAACGTTTGCTGGAATCTCGCATGGGTTTTATTgaaacttattatttatttttgtgttttaaaaataattttttaaaaattaaattaaatttattttttttggttttaaattcatattttttaaatgtttttagatcattttgatgcgttaatattaaaaataattttttaaaaataaaaaatatattattttaatatatttttaaataaaattttattttaaaaactaaccaCAATCACATTCCTAAACAAACTCTTTAAATGGTTGGTAGtacatcttgttttttttttttttttgttaaacattgttaattcatttgtttatatattttctcggtctaactaaaaaattcacaaatttaTAAATGTCGaaacaaaaatcttaaaaaccctaaaaaaatctatctgttttttttttttt
This DNA window, taken from Populus alba chromosome 17, ASM523922v2, whole genome shotgun sequence, encodes the following:
- the LOC118038122 gene encoding V-type proton ATPase subunit C isoform X1, which produces MASRYWAVSLPVQNSASSVWNNLQEQISKHSFDTPLYRFNIPNLRVGTLDSLLSLSDDLVRSNSFIEGVAQKIRRQIEELQRVSGVESNALTVDGVPVDSYLTRFVWDEAKYPTMSPLKEIVDSIHTQVAKIEDDLKVRVAEYNNVRSQLNAINRKQSGSLAVRDLSNLVKPEDIIISENLVTLLVIVPKYSQKDWLASYETLTSYVVPRSSKKLYEDNEYALYTVTLFHRVADNFRTSSRDKGFQIRDIEHSSEAQENRKQELERIVQDQESLRSSLLQWCYTSYGEVFSSWMHFCAVRVFAESILRYGLPPSFLACVLSPSLKGEKKVRSILDGLGDSSNSTYWKSEDEVVGGMMGLGGDADTHPYVSFTINLV
- the LOC118038122 gene encoding V-type proton ATPase subunit C isoform X2, which codes for MASRYWAVSLPVQNSASSVWNNLQEQISKHSFDTPLYRFNIPNLRVGTLDSLLSLSDDLVRSNSFIEGVAQKIRRQIEELQRVSGVESNALTVDGVPVDSYLTRFVWDEAKYPTMSPLKEIVDSIHTQVAKIEDDLKVRVAEYNNVRSQLNAINRKQSGSLAVRDLSNLVKPEDIIISENLVTLLVIVPKYSQKDWLASYETLTSYVVPRSSKKLYEDNEYALYTVTLFHRVADNFRTSSRDKGFQIRDIEHSSEAQENRKQELERIVQDQESLRSSLLQWCYTSYGEVFSSWMHFCAVRVFAESILRYGLPPSFLACVLSPSLKGEKKVRSILDGLGDSSNRFQAWTAFTSFEQKKSRLFPSRTATWHEFL